The Onychomys torridus unplaced genomic scaffold, mOncTor1.1, whole genome shotgun sequence genome includes a window with the following:
- the LOC118576221 gene encoding vomeronasal type-1 receptor 2-like — translation MPSQSKALKPTEELALQTVLLFQVGIGTLANILLFSHNFPPIFIGSRQKTTQVIIINLTVANVFILLITAFPNKMMVFSPRKPPTNLKCKIEFFIRLVARSTNMCSTCALSLHQFVTLVPGHWGRLKPRGRATNFQSYSCYSCWLFSVLNNVYIPMKVSGPQSTGNDTNNNSKWVCSTSGFSVGIAILRFAHDATFISIMVWSSVSMVLLLHRHHQRTQHILTPNQNHRGHAETRAACTILMLVVTFVSFYVLDCICNLFHGSFVDSRLWLRSVNEVLTAGFRTISPFLLIFRDPQDACSVLFNC, via the coding sequence ATGCCCTCTCAGAGTAAAGCTCTAAAACCCACTGAGGAATTGGCTCTCCAGACTGTCCTGCTTTTTCAGGTTGGAATTGGGACTCTGGCCAACATTCTTCTGTTTTCCCACAATTTCCCTCCCATCTTTATTGGCTCTCGACAGAAGACCACACAGGTCATCATCATCAACTTGACTGTGGCCAATGTGTTCATTCTACTCATTACTGCATTTCCAAACAAGATGATGGTTTTTTCTCCAAGGAAACCTCCAACTAACCTGAAATGCAAAATTGAGTTCTTTATTCGCCTGGTGGCTCGAAGCACAAACATGTGCTCCACCTGTGCCCTGAGCCTCCATCAGTTTGTCACTCTTGTTCCTGGTCACTGGGGTAGGCTGAAGCCTCGAGGAAGAGCCACTAATTTCCAGAGTTATTCTTGTTACAGTTGTTGGTTGTTCAGTGTCTTAAATAATGTCTACATTCCAATGAAAGTCAGTGGTCCACAGAGCACAGGCAATGACACAAACAATAACAGCAAGTGGGTGTGCTCCACATCTGGATTCAGTGTAGGCATTGCCATCTTGCGTTTTGCCCATGATGCCACATTCATCAGCATCATGGTCTGGTCCAGTGTCTCTATGGTGCTTCTCCTCCATAGACATCACCAGCGAACACAGCACATTCTCACTCCCAATCAGAACCACAGAGGCCATGCTGAGACCAGAGCAGCCTGTACCATCCTGATGCTGGTGGTCACCTTTGTAAGCTTTTATGTTCTAGACTGTATTTGCAACTTGTTTCATGGTTCTTTTGTGGACTCTCGTCTCTGGTTGCGGAGTGTAAATGAAGTTTTGACTGCAGGCTTCCGCACTATTTCCCCCTTCCTGTTGATCTTTAGGGATCCTCAGGATGCCTGTTCTGTGCTCTTCAACTGCTGA